In Gadus macrocephalus chromosome 4, ASM3116895v1, the following proteins share a genomic window:
- the LOC132456450 gene encoding ATP synthase subunit beta, mitochondrial — protein MLGAVGRCCTGALQALKPGLQPLKSLVGSPAVLSRRDYVSPAAAAVVAHGRIVAVIGAVVDVQFDEGLPPILNALEVAGRESRLVLEVAQHLGENTVRTIAMDGTEGLVRGQKVLDTGAPIRIPVGPETLGRIMNVIGEPIDERGPISTKQTAPIHAEAPEFVDMSVEQEILVTGIKVVDLLAPYAKGGKIGLFGGAGVGKTVLIMELINNVAKAHGGYSVFAGVGERTREGNDLYHEMIESGVINLKDDTSKVALVYGQMNEPPGARARVALTGLSVAEYFRDQEGQDVLLFIDNIFRFTQAGSEVSALLGRIPSAVGYQPTLATDMGTMQERITTTKKGSITSVQAIYVPADDLTDPAPATTFAHLDATTVLSRAIAELGIYPAVDPLDSTSRIMDPNIVGSEHYDVARGVQKILQDYKSLQDIIAILGMDELSEEDKLTVARARKIQRFLSQPFQVAEVFTGHAGKLVPLKETIKGFQSILHGEYDALPEQAFYMVGPIEEVIEKAARLAEEHGS, from the exons ATGTTGGGTGCTGTGGGACGCTGCTGTACCGGGGCTCTGCAGGCGCTCAAGCCTGGCCTCCAGCCACTCAAATCTCTCGTCGGATCCCCGGCAGTCCTCTCAC GCAGAGACTATGTGTCGCCTGCCGCTGCCGCTGTCGTCGCCCATGGCCGCATCGTGGCCGTCATCGGTGCCGTTGTGGACGTTCAGTTCGACGAGGGCCTCCCTCCCATCCTCAACGCCCTGGAGGTAGCCGGGCGCGAGTCTAGGCTAGTCCTGGAGGTGGCCCAGCATCTCG GTGAGAACACTGTGCGTACCATCGCCATGGACGGTACCGAGGGTCTGGTGCGCGGCCAGAAGGTCCTGGACACCGGCGCCCCCATCAGGATCCCCGTGGGCCCCGAGACCCTCGGTCGCATCATGAACGTCATCGGCGAGCCCATCGACGAGAGGGGTCCCATCTCCACCAAGCA GACTGCCCCCATCCACGCTGAGGCCCCAGAGTTCGTGGACATGAGTGTGGAGCAGGAGATCCTGGTGACGGGCATCAAGGTGGTGGACCTGCTCGCCCCCTACGCCAAGGGAGGCAAGATCG GTCTGTTCGGCGGTGCCGGTGTGGGCAAGACCGTGTTGATCATGGAGCTGATCAACAACGTGGCCAAGGCCCATGGTGGTTACTCTGTGTTCGCCGGGGTGGGTGAGCGCACCCGCGAGGGAAACGACTTGTACCACGAGATGATTGAGTCCGGAGTCATCAACCTCAAGGACGACACCTCCAAG GTGGCGCTGGTGTACGGCCAGATGAACGAGCCCCCAGGCGCGCGTGCCCGTGTGGCCCTGACCGGCCTCAGCGTGGCGGAATACTTCCGTGACCAGGAGGGTCAAGACGTGCTGCTCTTCATCGACAACATTTTCCGCTTCACGCAGGCCGGATCTGAG GTGTCCGCCCTGCTGGGTCGTATCCCCTCCGCTGTAGGCTACCAGcccaccctggccaccgacatGGGAACCATGCAGGAGAGAATCACCACCACCAAGAAGGGCTCCATCACATCTGTCCAG GCCATCTATGTGCCCGCTGACGATCTGACTGACCCCGCGCCCGCCACCACCTTCGCCCATCTTGACGCCACTACCGTGCTGTCTCGTGCCATTGCTGAGCTGGGTATCTACCCCGCCGTGGACCCCCTTGATTCCACCTCCCGTATCATGGACCCCAACATTGTGGGCTCTGAGCACTACGACGTCGCCCGTGGTGTGCAGAAGATCCTCCAG GACTACAAGTCCCTGCAGGACATCATCGCCATCCTGGGAATGGACGAGCTGTCTGAGGAGGACAAGCTGACGGTGGCCCGTGCCCGCAAGATCCAGCGCTTCCTGTCCCAGCCCTTCCAGGTGGCCGAGGTCTTCACCGGCCACGCCGGCAAGCTGGTGCCCCTCAAGGAGACCATCAAGGGCTTCCAGAGCATCCTGCACG GCGAGTACGACGCCCTCCCAGAGCAGGCCTTCTACATGGTGGGACCCATCGAGGAGGTGATCGAGAAGGCCGCCAGGCTGGCTGAGGAGCATGGTTCTTAA